A genome region from Salvia splendens isolate huo1 chromosome 19, SspV2, whole genome shotgun sequence includes the following:
- the LOC121779044 gene encoding uncharacterized protein LOC121779044, whose product MEQSRRSIIWSYSKGSNTAQRIWAEAKLQIQSGVPVNIKGRVKGYEHKDKFQLDAAKVRELSILERSNIRKLAYKLDVSKSTVGRFVKEYQLRPHTNAIKPILTSSNKVVRMRWSLSHIQPLIANGMLKYHPMHNVLNIDEKWFYMAKTSDRYYLLPGETEPYRACKSKRFITKVMFMCAVCRPHIAKNGEVIFDGKICIFPFTTMEPAKRKSKNRPRGTLEIKPIQSVNKAYSNRSYV is encoded by the coding sequence ATGGAGCAAAGCAGGAGAAGTATCATCTGGAGCTATTCAAAAGGCAGCAACACAGCCCAGAGAATTTGGGCAGAAGCAAAACTTCAAATTCAGAGTGGGGTACCTGTCAACATAAAAGGCAGAGTTAAAGGATATGAGCACAAAGATAAATTCCAACTTGATGCTGCCAAGGTAAGAGAGCTGTCAATTCTTGAGAGATCTAACATCCGTAAGCTTGCTTATAAACTTGATGTAAGCAAGAGCACAGTTGGTAGGTTTGTGAAAGAATACCAACTAAGGCCACACACAAATGCCATAAAGCCTATACTTACTTCTTCAAACAAAGTTGTCAGAATGAGATGGAGTCTAAGCCATATCCAACCACTCATAGCCAATGGTATGCTAAAATATCACCCAATGCACAATGTGCTGAACATAGATGAAAAATGGTTTTACATGGCTAAGACTTCAGATAGGTACTACCTCCTGCCCGGTGAAACTGAGCCATACAGAGCATGTAAGTCAAAGAGGTTCATCACAAAGGTAATGTTTATGTGTGCTGTGTGTAGGCCACATATTGCAAAAAATGGGGAAGTCATTTTTGATGGAAAAATATGCATATTTCCATTCACAACTATGGAGCCAGCAAAGAGGAAGTCCAAGAACAGACCAAGAGGCACTCTGGAGATAAAGCCAATTCAATCAGTTAACAAGGCATATAGTAACAGATCATATGTGTAG
- the LOC121779822 gene encoding ferric reduction oxidase 8, mitochondrial-like isoform X1, translating into MTSLSLLILIFIFAGWVSLWVLKPTEFWTRIWKGMEAKASTTAFGYNSLDFVVFTFPLILLSIIGFIYLELKRGEPRNRLGRKTPLTALSNPLLVNRYIGILSGAQILTSSLFIMLIIWTFYVRISNDLKKMTPLKSFKLSLWQYKLFRMATRCGLLSEACLALLLLPVLRGMSIFRFLGIQFEASIRYHIWLGSAMILFATLHGGGTLLVWGIKHRIQDEMWKWQKKGRIYLAGEIALATAFVMALTALPQIRRKWFQLFYYTHHLYVVFILFFLFHGGDRHFYTVFPGVFLFALDKLLRVVQSRPETCILSARVFPCKAIELTLPKDPRLKYAPTSVVFLNIPSISKLQWHPFSIISSSSVDEHSISVIVKSEGQWTSSLHSKITHAEEQDLEEDQRGCIPVAVEGPYGPASMELLRYNNLLLVAGGIGVTPFLSILRELSCSMSSGRNAYPHRIHLLYTIKKSQDVCLLDPILPLLLDIKQFHTKLSVFVTRENQIGTTLRDVLNEVPEAQTTNFSTAGTTYAVHGPERLAWMAAVTAVSSVMFLVSLVVFNHFVITPAAIQKNPSSQTDLLLVCSFAIAIIFAAIMAITLRWKRVTNKLQLFSDKQTKAVKQSSLEASRDLDEHDIHFGGRPIFQDLISTFARETGGSDIGVFVCGPQGMKESVALACRQPRVSQRNAKGKRANFSFHSLSFTL; encoded by the exons atgaCTAGCTTGTCTCTTCTAATACTCATCTTCATATTTGCCGGTTGGGTGTCGCTATGGGTTCTCAAGCCAACTGAGTTCTGGACGAGGATATGGAAGGGCATGGAGGCGAAAGCATCAACCACAGCGTTTGGCTATAACA GTCTTGATTTTGTTGTCTTTACATTTCCTCTAATCCTTCTGTCTATAATCGGGTTCATCTACTTGGAACTGAAACGAGGCGAACCCAGAAATAG ACTAGGAAGGAAAACTCCACTCACTGCTCTCTCTAATCCACTTTTGGTGAATCGATACATAGGTATTTTATCAGGAGCACAGATTCTAACCTCGTCTCTGTTCATCATGCTCATCATCTGGACTTTCTATGTTCGTATCTCTAATGACCTCAAGAAGATGACGCCACTCAAATCGTTCAAACTTAGCCT ATGGCAATATAAGCTCTTCAGAATGGCGACGCGCTGTGGCTTGTTATCAGAAGCCTGCCTCGCTCTGCTGCTTCTTCCCGTGCTACGAGGAATGTCCATATTCCGGTTTCTTGGTATCCAATTCGAGGCTTCGATCAGGTACCATATCTGGCTCGGTTCTGCAATGATACTCTTCGCCACTTTACATGGCGGAGGCACCCTCTTAGTCTGGGGAATCAAACACAGAATCCAAGACGAG ATGTGGAAGTGGCAGAAGAAAGGGCGTATATACCTTGCTGGAGAGATTGCTCTCGCAACGGCTTTTGTAATGGCTCTCACAGCACTTCCACAGATTAGAAGAAAATGGTTTCAACTTTTTTACTACACTCATCATCTCTATGTAGTCTTCATtctattcttcctcttccacGGTGGAGACCGCCACTTCTACACAGTGTTCCCCGGAGTCTTCCTCTTCGCCTTGGATAAGCTCCTCCGTGTAGTGCAGTCAAGGCCAGAGACGTGCATTCTCTCTGCTCGAGTGTTTCCCTGCAAAGCAATAGAACTCACATTGCCAAAGGATCCAA GGTTGAAATATGCGCCAACCAGTGTCGTCTTCCTCAATATACCGAGCATTTCCAAGCTGCAATGGCATCCGTTTAGCATAATTTCTAGCTCAAGCGTAGACGAGCACAGCATCTCAGTTATCGTAAAGAGCGAGGGGCAATGGACTAGTTCCCTCCACAGCAAGATCACTCATGCTGAAGAACAAGACTTGGAAGAAGATCAAAGGGGATGCATCCCAGTTGCAGTCGAAGGTCCATACGGGCCTGCATCCATGGAGTTGTTAAG GTACAATAACTTACTCTTGGTTGCTGGAGGGATTGGGGTGACACCATTTCTCAGCATTCTTCGCGAATTAAGCTGCAGCATGAGCAGCGGCAGAAATGCATATCCACATAGAATACATCTCTTATACACTATAAAGAAGTCACAAGATGTATGCTTACTGGATCCAATACTCCCACTGCTGTTAGATATCAAACAATTTCACACAAAACTCAGTGTATTCGTCACTAGGGAAAACCAAATTGGCACGACACTAAGAGACGTGCTCAACGAAGTTCCTGAAGCACAAACAACGAATTTTAGCACTGCAGGCACCACTTATGCAGTTCATGGACCTGAAAGATTAGCATGGATGGCTGCTGTCACAGCCGTTTCGTCAGTCATGTTTCTCGTCTCCCTTGTTGTTTTCAACCATTTTGTTATAACACCGGCAGCAATTCAGAAGAATCCCTCCTCACAAACTGATCTCCTCCTTGTTTGCTCCTTTGCCATAGCAATCATATTCGCGGCTATAATGGCCATCACCCTACGGTGGAAGAGGGTAACTAACAAGCTACAGTTATTCTCCGATAAGCAAACCAAAGCTGTGAAACAGAGCTCACTTGAAGCTAGCAGAGATCTTGATGAACATGATATTCATTTTGGAGGAAGACCAATATTTCAAG ATTTAATCTCAACATTCGCTAGAGAAACTGGTGGATCGGATATAGGAGTTTTCGTCTGTGGCCCTCAAGGGATGAAAGAATCTGTTGCCTTAGCTTGCAGACAACCTCGGGTCTCACAGAGGAATGCTAAGGGAAAGAGGGCAAACTTCAGCTTTCATTCACTCAGTTTTACACTTTAG
- the LOC121779822 gene encoding ferric reduction oxidase 8, mitochondrial-like isoform X2, protein MLIIWTFYVRISNDLKKMTPLKSFKLSLWQYKLFRMATRCGLLSEACLALLLLPVLRGMSIFRFLGIQFEASIRYHIWLGSAMILFATLHGGGTLLVWGIKHRIQDEMWKWQKKGRIYLAGEIALATAFVMALTALPQIRRKWFQLFYYTHHLYVVFILFFLFHGGDRHFYTVFPGVFLFALDKLLRVVQSRPETCILSARVFPCKAIELTLPKDPRLKYAPTSVVFLNIPSISKLQWHPFSIISSSSVDEHSISVIVKSEGQWTSSLHSKITHAEEQDLEEDQRGCIPVAVEGPYGPASMELLRYNNLLLVAGGIGVTPFLSILRELSCSMSSGRNAYPHRIHLLYTIKKSQDVCLLDPILPLLLDIKQFHTKLSVFVTRENQIGTTLRDVLNEVPEAQTTNFSTAGTTYAVHGPERLAWMAAVTAVSSVMFLVSLVVFNHFVITPAAIQKNPSSQTDLLLVCSFAIAIIFAAIMAITLRWKRVTNKLQLFSDKQTKAVKQSSLEASRDLDEHDIHFGGRPIFQDLISTFARETGGSDIGVFVCGPQGMKESVALACRQPRVSQRNAKGKRANFSFHSLSFTL, encoded by the exons ATGCTCATCATCTGGACTTTCTATGTTCGTATCTCTAATGACCTCAAGAAGATGACGCCACTCAAATCGTTCAAACTTAGCCT ATGGCAATATAAGCTCTTCAGAATGGCGACGCGCTGTGGCTTGTTATCAGAAGCCTGCCTCGCTCTGCTGCTTCTTCCCGTGCTACGAGGAATGTCCATATTCCGGTTTCTTGGTATCCAATTCGAGGCTTCGATCAGGTACCATATCTGGCTCGGTTCTGCAATGATACTCTTCGCCACTTTACATGGCGGAGGCACCCTCTTAGTCTGGGGAATCAAACACAGAATCCAAGACGAG ATGTGGAAGTGGCAGAAGAAAGGGCGTATATACCTTGCTGGAGAGATTGCTCTCGCAACGGCTTTTGTAATGGCTCTCACAGCACTTCCACAGATTAGAAGAAAATGGTTTCAACTTTTTTACTACACTCATCATCTCTATGTAGTCTTCATtctattcttcctcttccacGGTGGAGACCGCCACTTCTACACAGTGTTCCCCGGAGTCTTCCTCTTCGCCTTGGATAAGCTCCTCCGTGTAGTGCAGTCAAGGCCAGAGACGTGCATTCTCTCTGCTCGAGTGTTTCCCTGCAAAGCAATAGAACTCACATTGCCAAAGGATCCAA GGTTGAAATATGCGCCAACCAGTGTCGTCTTCCTCAATATACCGAGCATTTCCAAGCTGCAATGGCATCCGTTTAGCATAATTTCTAGCTCAAGCGTAGACGAGCACAGCATCTCAGTTATCGTAAAGAGCGAGGGGCAATGGACTAGTTCCCTCCACAGCAAGATCACTCATGCTGAAGAACAAGACTTGGAAGAAGATCAAAGGGGATGCATCCCAGTTGCAGTCGAAGGTCCATACGGGCCTGCATCCATGGAGTTGTTAAG GTACAATAACTTACTCTTGGTTGCTGGAGGGATTGGGGTGACACCATTTCTCAGCATTCTTCGCGAATTAAGCTGCAGCATGAGCAGCGGCAGAAATGCATATCCACATAGAATACATCTCTTATACACTATAAAGAAGTCACAAGATGTATGCTTACTGGATCCAATACTCCCACTGCTGTTAGATATCAAACAATTTCACACAAAACTCAGTGTATTCGTCACTAGGGAAAACCAAATTGGCACGACACTAAGAGACGTGCTCAACGAAGTTCCTGAAGCACAAACAACGAATTTTAGCACTGCAGGCACCACTTATGCAGTTCATGGACCTGAAAGATTAGCATGGATGGCTGCTGTCACAGCCGTTTCGTCAGTCATGTTTCTCGTCTCCCTTGTTGTTTTCAACCATTTTGTTATAACACCGGCAGCAATTCAGAAGAATCCCTCCTCACAAACTGATCTCCTCCTTGTTTGCTCCTTTGCCATAGCAATCATATTCGCGGCTATAATGGCCATCACCCTACGGTGGAAGAGGGTAACTAACAAGCTACAGTTATTCTCCGATAAGCAAACCAAAGCTGTGAAACAGAGCTCACTTGAAGCTAGCAGAGATCTTGATGAACATGATATTCATTTTGGAGGAAGACCAATATTTCAAG ATTTAATCTCAACATTCGCTAGAGAAACTGGTGGATCGGATATAGGAGTTTTCGTCTGTGGCCCTCAAGGGATGAAAGAATCTGTTGCCTTAGCTTGCAGACAACCTCGGGTCTCACAGAGGAATGCTAAGGGAAAGAGGGCAAACTTCAGCTTTCATTCACTCAGTTTTACACTTTAG
- the LOC121778247 gene encoding bet1-like protein At4g14600 — MPGPYRSREGLSTRSAAFGSNSDEIQVRIEPDFEDEVTGLRKQVRRLRDVAQDIETEAKFQNDFLNQLQMTLIKAQAGVKNNMRRLNKSIVWEGSSHVMHVVLFALVLFFVVYFIAKISRR, encoded by the exons ATGCCCGGCCCTTATCGATCGAG GGAGGGATTAAGCACCAGATCCGCGGCATTTGGTAGCAATTCAGATGAGATTCAGGTGCGAATCGAGCCCGATTTCGAAGACGAGGTCACCGGTCTTCGCAAGCAAGTTCGACGATTGCGTGAT GTAGCTCAAGACATCGAGACAGAAGCTAAGTTTCAGAATGATTTCCTTAATCAGCTG CAAATGACATTGATCAAAGCACAAGCTGGGGTAAAAAACAACATGAGGAGACTGAACAAGAGCATCGTCTGGGAAGGATCGAGCCATGTGATGCATGTCGTTCTTTTTGCTTTGGTATTATTTTTCGTTGTGTACTTTATAGCCAAAATATCTCGAAGATAA
- the LOC121778693 gene encoding putative pentatricopeptide repeat-containing protein At1g64310: MKSHIQSLVPQLTKPTQTLSTTRILHALIIKHRLTFDPFYATKIQRFYAINNDLLSARNLFETSPQRSVYLWNSIIRAHAQSHHFSHTFRLFKRMLTSETPPDNFTFACLARACSDKLDISALRAVHGKLIAYGLGDDFICTSALVSSYSRMGIAEEASLLFSGIDGEPDLVLCNAMVSCYGRCGDWIKGVVLFNAMMGMGIRPDGYTVVGFITGFKSFSLVNVGEMVHSFCVKCGLDLSDHVGSALVGMYSRCGSVELACKVVENIVLPDVVSWSALIAGFSQSGDHAKALMLFREFVMSGCKSDPPLLAIALAAISQTAVVGPGCEVHGYAVRHGIDKSVGVSSALVDMYAKCGFLEMGIRVFERMPKRNIVSFNTVILGLGLYGRSGEALRVFDEVLEQGMRPDETTLTGILCACCHSGLVEEGIGYFKLLRDRFGVEVRTEHYVYMVKLLGMGGRLGEAYDLVMSLTQPVDSGVWGALLSCCEHYKNYEVHEAVTKHFSKNESISSGDSVMLSNSFAHVGRWECVEQLRVDGARAKGKFPGCSWIAS; this comes from the coding sequence atgaaaagccATATACAGTCACTTGTTCCGCAATTGACAAAGCCAACTCAAACCCTCTCCACAACCCGAATCCTGCACGCCTTGATCATCAAGCACAGACTCACCTTCGACCCTTTTTACGCCACCAAGATTCAGCGCTTCTACGCCATCAACAACGACTTACTCTCCGCACGCAACCTGTTCGAAACAAGTCCCCAGCGAAGCGTCTACCTTTGGAACTCCATCATCCGCGCCCACGCTCAGTCCCACCACTTCTCCCACACATTTCGTCTCTTCAAACGCATGCTAACCTCCGAGACTCCACCCGATAACTTCACTTTCGCGTGCCTCGCCCGTGCTTGCTCGGATAAGCTCGACATCTCAGCCTTGAGAGCTGTCCATGGGAAACTGATTGCTTATGGCTTAGGAGATGATTTTATCTGCACTAGTGCGCTTGTTAGCTCTTACTCGAGGATGGGAATAGCTGAGGAAGCGAGTCTTCTGTTTAGTGGGATCGATGGAGAGCCTGATTTGGTGCTTTGCAATGCGATGGTTTCTTGCTATGGGAGGTGTGGAGATTGGATTAAAGGAGTGGTGTTGTTTAACGCAATGATGGGGATGGGAATACGGCCGGATGGATACACGGTGGTGGGATTTATCACTGGGTTTAAAAGCTTTAGTTTGGTGAATGTGGGAGAAATGGTTCATTCATTTTGTGTTAAGTGTGGTTTGGATTTGAGTGATCATGTGGGGAGTGCCCTTGTTGGTATGTACTCGAGATGTGGGAGTGTAGAGCTAGCTTGTAAAGTGGTGGAAAATATAGTTTTACCGGATGTAGTCTCGTGGTCAGCACTGATTGCTGGCTTCTCCCAGAGTGGAGATCATGCTAAGGCATTGATGCTTTTTAGGGAGTTTGTTATGTCTGGATGCAAGTCGGATCCGCCTCTGCTTGCTATTGCTTTGGCAGCTATTTCTCAAACGGCCGTTGTGGGGCCGGGGTGTGAGGTTCATGGCTATGCTGTGAGGCATGGAATTGATAAGAGTGTTGGAGTTTCCTCTGCTCTTGTTGACATGTATGCAAAATGTGGATTCTTGGAGATGGGGATTAGGGTTTTCGAGAGGATGCCTAAACGGAACATTGTGTCGTTTAATACTGTGATCTTGGGGCTTGGTTTGTATGGGCGGAGTGGTGAAGCACTGAGGGTGTTTGACGAGGTTCTTGAGCAGGGGATGAGACCGGATGAGACGACTCTTACCGGCATTCTCTGTGCGTGCTGTCACTCTGGATTAGTCGAGGAAGGGATTGGGTATTTCAAACTTTTGAGAGATAGATTTGGTGTTGAAGTGAGAACTGAGCATTATGTTTACATGGTTAAGCTTCTTGGGATGGGTGGGAGGTTAGGGGAGGCTTATGATCTCGTTATGTCATTGACACAACCCGTGGATTCTGGCGTGTGGGGTGCTCTTTTGTCGTGCTGTGAGCACTATAAGAACTACGAGGTGCATGAGGCCGTTACTAAGCATTTTTCAAAGAATGAGAGCATAAGCAGTGGTGACAGTGTAATGCTCTCTAATTCGTTTGCTCACGTTGGGAGGTGGGAATGTGTGGAGCAGCTGAGGGTTGATGGGGCCAGAGCCAAAGGGAAGTTCCCTGGGTGCAGCTGGATTGCTTCGTAG
- the LOC121779046 gene encoding uncharacterized protein LOC121779046 — translation MEDDENNIFSDSPNFYHSQNINPSQNVNPSQDYFPNFDDFPNSEQFQSSFQNQQSSQDISQTKSDVKTPHGWSEQEDMALMPAWCFVSTNAVVGTNQTSNHLWQNVLNLYEQTRKENPRIGEQRSLESLKQRYKRLNANVYENLCSNKLIDTDNFFVQKRDATGRLGMSAIQKCIAVMRMFAYGAAADLHDEYLRMSAQLIRKSLIKFVGGVISNFGDEYLRKPNEEDLARLLHIGEQRGFPGMLGSIDCMHWEWKNCLTSRAGQYAGRSGSPTIILEAVASQDLWIWHAFFGTPGSRNDINVLDQSPVFYDILEGRAPKVLWLHIWNLMGHKFEKDGEEKREKRRSLTIAPLTEATLTFI, via the exons ATGGAGGATGATGAGAATAATATATTCTCCGATTCTCCAAATTTCTACCATTCCCAAAACATCAACCCTTCCCAAAATGTTAACCCTTCTCAAGATTATTTCCCTAACTTTGATGATTTTCCGAATTCTGagcaatttcaaagttcatttcAAAATCAACAATCAAGCCAAGACATATCACAAACCAAGAGTGATGTTAAGACCCCACATGGTTGGAGTGAGCAAGAAGACATGGCATTAATGCCTGCTTGGTGTTTCGTGAGCACGAATGCAGTTGTTGGCACCAACCAAACTAGTAACCATCTATGGCAAAATGTTCTTAATCTATATGAGCagacaagaaaagaaaatccAAGAATTGGTGAACAAAGAAGTTTGGAGTCATTGAAGCAGCGCTACAAACGACTCAACGCAAATGTATACGAAAACCTTTGTTCGAACAAG cTCATCGACACCGACAACTTTTTTGTGCAAAAGCGTGATGCTACTGGTCGACTTGGTATGTCTGCAATTCAGAAATGTATAGCAGTGATGAGGATGTTTGCCTACGGGGCAGCGGCCGACTTGCACGACGAATATTTGAGAATGAGCGCACAACTCATTCGCAAATCTCTCATCAAGTTCGTTGGAGGTGTAATTTCTAACTTCGGCGATGAGTACTTGCGAAAGCCCAACGAAGAAGACTTGGCAAGACTTCTGCATATTGGAGAACAACGTGGGTTTCCAGGCATGTTGGGTAgtattgactgcatgcattgggaatggaagaattgtctCACTTCAAGGGCTGGACAATATGCCGGAAGAAGCGGGAGTCCGACAATCATCTTGGAAGCAGTAGCATCTCAAGatctgtggatatggcatgcttttTTTGGAACTCCAGGTTCGAGAAATGATATTAACGTGCTTGATCAATCTCCtgttttttatgatattttggAAGGTCGAGCACCGAAG GTACTTTGGCTGCACATTTGGAATCTTATGGGGCACAAATTCGAGAAAGATGGAGAGGAGAAGAGGGAGAAAAGAAGATCTCTTACTATAGCTCCCTTGACCGAAGCAACCTTAACTTTTATCTAA